The Aythya fuligula isolate bAytFul2 chromosome 2, bAytFul2.pri, whole genome shotgun sequence genome contains a region encoding:
- the LOC116486861 gene encoding feather keratin 1-like, whose amino-acid sequence MSCYDICRPCGPTPLANSCNEPCVRQCEDSHVAIQPSTVVVTLPGPILSSFPQNTAVGSSASAAVGSNLSTQGVPISSGGFGGFGLGGYGLGGLGCFSGRRACYPC is encoded by the coding sequence atgtcctgctacgaCATCTGCCGCCCCTGCGGACCCACCCCGCTGGCtaacagctgcaacgagccctgtgtcaggcagtgcgAGGACTCCCACGTCGCCATCCAGCCTTCCACTGTGGTGGTCACCCTGCCAggacccatcctcagctccttcccccagaacaccgCCGTTGGATCCTCCGCATCAGCTGCCGTGGGCAGCAACCTCAGCACCCAGGGAGTGCCCATCTCCTCTGGGGGATTCGGAGGCTTTGGCCTTGGAGGCTATGGCTTGGGAGGCCTGGGCTGCTTCTCTGGCAGAAGAGCCTGCTACCCCTGCTAA